In Synechococcus sp. PCC 6312, one genomic interval encodes:
- a CDS encoding YlqD family protein → METTVDPLLLRRQINIKAVVTPLWKEDAQRQLQAQINQLDGQLQQLDGQLQQVVTELRKQKTELNSDAVETKIQEVQSQANGQKSELLQQKNVILQQLNQVQQLEFEQEVDQGQMDNFFYVKKGDNLVQKMQVEILLRDGVIEDIRGIL, encoded by the coding sequence ATGGAGACTACTGTGGATCCACTCCTGTTACGCCGCCAAATTAACATCAAGGCCGTAGTCACGCCCCTGTGGAAAGAAGATGCCCAACGCCAACTCCAGGCCCAGATCAATCAACTGGATGGCCAACTCCAACAGCTTGACGGGCAACTTCAGCAGGTCGTGACAGAACTCCGGAAACAGAAAACTGAACTGAATAGTGATGCCGTAGAAACCAAAATCCAAGAAGTCCAATCCCAGGCCAATGGTCAAAAAAGCGAACTGCTTCAACAAAAAAATGTGATTCTTCAGCAACTTAACCAAGTCCAGCAACTAGAGTTTGAACAGGAAGTAGATCAGGGGCAAATGGATAACTTTTTTTATGTTAAAAAGGGAGATAACCTGGTGCAAAAAATGCAGGTGGAAATCTTGCTCCGAGATGGTGTAATCGAAGATATCCGCGGCATACTCTAG
- a CDS encoding dihydrolipoamide acetyltransferase family protein — protein sequence MIREVFMPALSSTMTEGKIVAWVKEPGDKVEKGETVVIVESDKADMDVESFYEGFLAVITVPAGSSAPVGATIGLVAETEAEIAQAQAQAPSSPATSPPTPSSNGNSQSSNGSSVAPPIITISTPVASGRLVASPRAKKLAKDLKVDLKTLEGKGSGPHGRITMADVEAAVGKVVTPTIPQVPQAPVTLPTPANITPTPTVSPAALAGEVQPLTTLQNAVVRNMNASLQIPDFHVSYTITTDGLDALYKQIKSKGVTMTALLAKAVALTLQKHPIINACYTEQGIQYKPNINIAIAVAMPGGGLITPVLKDADKVDIYTLSRTWKDLVERARAKQLQPDEYNSGTFSLSNLGMFGVNGFDAILTPGQGAIMAVGGSKPTVVATKEGLIGVQSQMEVNITCDHRVIYGADAAAFLQDLAKLIATNPQALTL from the coding sequence ATGATTCGCGAAGTGTTTATGCCGGCCCTAAGTTCAACCATGACTGAAGGGAAAATTGTTGCTTGGGTCAAAGAGCCTGGGGATAAGGTGGAAAAGGGCGAAACAGTTGTCATTGTTGAGTCAGATAAGGCCGATATGGATGTGGAATCCTTCTATGAGGGGTTCTTAGCCGTCATTACGGTTCCCGCCGGATCTTCCGCCCCTGTGGGTGCCACCATTGGCCTAGTTGCGGAAACCGAAGCCGAAATTGCCCAAGCCCAGGCCCAAGCCCCCAGTTCACCCGCCACCTCGCCCCCAACCCCAAGCAGTAATGGAAATAGTCAAAGCAGCAATGGTAGTTCAGTCGCTCCCCCGATCATCACGATTTCAACTCCCGTGGCCAGTGGTCGTTTAGTGGCCTCGCCCCGGGCTAAAAAGCTAGCTAAAGACCTGAAGGTTGACCTAAAAACCCTCGAAGGCAAAGGGAGCGGCCCCCATGGTCGGATTACGATGGCTGATGTGGAAGCTGCGGTAGGGAAAGTTGTCACACCGACCATCCCTCAAGTCCCCCAGGCCCCGGTTACTCTCCCCACTCCTGCAAATATTACTCCAACCCCAACCGTCAGCCCCGCTGCCTTAGCCGGAGAAGTTCAACCCCTGACGACTCTCCAAAATGCGGTTGTGCGGAATATGAACGCCAGCTTGCAAATTCCTGACTTCCACGTTAGCTACACCATCACCACCGATGGCCTGGATGCCCTCTACAAGCAGATCAAGTCCAAAGGTGTGACGATGACGGCTCTCTTGGCCAAGGCAGTTGCGCTCACTCTCCAAAAACACCCAATTATCAACGCCTGCTACACAGAACAAGGCATCCAATACAAGCCCAACATCAATATTGCCATTGCAGTGGCCATGCCCGGCGGTGGTTTGATTACCCCTGTGTTGAAAGATGCGGACAAAGTAGATATTTATACTCTCTCTCGGACTTGGAAGGATTTAGTCGAGCGGGCCCGGGCCAAGCAACTGCAACCAGATGAATATAACAGCGGCACCTTTAGCCTCTCTAATTTGGGTATGTTCGGTGTAAACGGGTTTGATGCAATTCTCACCCCCGGTCAAGGGGCAATTATGGCGGTGGGCGGCTCAAAACCCACGGTCGTGGCCACAAAAGAGGGGTTAATTGGAGTGCAATCCCAGATGGAAGTGAATATTACCTGTGATCATCGAGTCATCTATGGGGCTGATGCCGCTGCTTTTCTCCAAGACCTGGCCAAACTCATTGCCACCAATCCCCAGGCCTTGACGTTATAG
- a CDS encoding 5'-nucleotidase — MTASLAEKLVIGVASSALFDLTESHQIFIEKGAAAYRHFQREKSWEPLPLGVAFPFVRRFLGINQAYPDQQPVEVILLSKNDPDTGQRVFNSIKHYGLGITRAGFLNGKSPHPYIPAFNIALFLSANEQDVRQAIHAGHPAGIVLPSQVHDEETDSELRIAFDFDGVLADDEAEAVYYAGNLDSFQAHEIEKAHVPHNPGPLSNLFKKLAAFQRLESERAEVTSQYTRILRTAIITARNSPASDRVVTTLNAWGVRPDETFFLGGLEKRSILEVMKPHIFFDDQMTHLSSVAQNIPSVHVPFGIRNVARAEV, encoded by the coding sequence ATGACGGCTAGTCTGGCGGAAAAATTGGTGATTGGGGTGGCCTCCAGTGCCTTATTTGACTTGACAGAATCCCATCAAATCTTTATCGAGAAGGGAGCCGCCGCCTATCGCCATTTTCAACGGGAGAAATCTTGGGAACCCTTACCGTTGGGAGTTGCATTTCCCTTTGTGCGCCGATTTTTGGGGATTAACCAGGCCTACCCCGATCAGCAGCCCGTAGAGGTGATCCTCCTGTCCAAAAACGATCCTGATACCGGTCAGCGAGTCTTTAACAGCATTAAACATTATGGCCTGGGGATCACACGGGCTGGTTTTTTGAATGGTAAATCTCCCCATCCTTACATTCCGGCCTTTAATATTGCCCTATTTCTCTCGGCCAATGAACAGGATGTGCGCCAGGCCATTCATGCAGGTCATCCAGCCGGAATTGTTTTGCCCTCCCAAGTCCATGATGAAGAAACCGACTCTGAATTGCGGATTGCCTTTGATTTTGATGGGGTTTTAGCCGATGATGAAGCCGAAGCGGTTTACTATGCTGGCAACTTAGATTCTTTCCAGGCCCATGAAATTGAAAAGGCCCATGTTCCCCACAATCCTGGCCCCTTGAGTAACCTATTTAAGAAATTAGCTGCCTTTCAACGCTTAGAAAGTGAACGGGCCGAAGTAACAAGTCAGTACACCCGCATTCTCCGCACCGCCATCATTACAGCCCGCAATTCCCCCGCCAGTGATCGGGTCGTGACCACCTTAAATGCTTGGGGGGTAAGGCCGGATGAAACTTTCTTTTTAGGGGGCCTGGAAAAACGCTCTATCCTAGAAGTGATGAAACCCCACATTTTCTTTGATGATCAAATGACTCACCTTTCCTCAGTCGCCCAAAATATTCCCTCGGTTCATGTTCCCTTTGGCATTCGTAATGTGGCAAGGGCTGAGGTTTAG
- a CDS encoding type II toxin-antitoxin system HicB family antitoxin: MLYKIPILLTPQPEGGFTVTSPLFPELITEGDSMPDVIANVRDAFTSVLELYEDFGKPLPNGLEIIDQKTPALIETIISTS, translated from the coding sequence ATGCTGTATAAGATTCCAATTCTCCTCACTCCCCAACCAGAAGGCGGTTTTACTGTTACATCTCCGTTGTTTCCAGAGTTGATTACTGAAGGCGATTCTATGCCAGACGTGATTGCGAATGTCCGAGATGCTTTTACATCGGTCTTAGAGCTTTATGAGGATTTTGGCAAACCCCTGCCTAATGGTTTAGAAATTATTGATCAAAAAACACCTGCTTTGATCGAGACAATTATTTCTACTTCATGA
- a CDS encoding type II toxin-antitoxin system HicA family toxin, producing the protein MKYRDVARKLSKLECHEIRQRSGGSHRKWFNPETNKTTVIPDWGSRDIKLGTLKAAIKQLGIDWTIFEQV; encoded by the coding sequence ATGAAGTATCGAGATGTTGCCAGAAAACTATCTAAGCTCGAATGTCACGAAATTCGTCAGCGTTCTGGTGGGTCTCATCGCAAATGGTTTAATCCTGAAACGAATAAAACAACTGTGATTCCAGATTGGGGTAGTCGTGACATAAAGTTAGGAACACTCAAGGCAGCAATTAAGCAACTCGGAATTGACTGGACTATCTTCGAGCAAGTATAG
- a CDS encoding Vat family streptogramin A O-acetyltransferase — MPRFVYPSPNSVHPLPEFPQVCFIKNTVTNPNIMIEDYTYYDDPIDSENFERNVLYHFPFVGDKLIIGKFCALACGVQFLMNGGNHKMSGFSAFPFEIFGQSWQRITPQASDYPYKGDTVVGNDVWIGYGATIMPGVQMGSGAIIAAKSVVTKDVPAYGIVGGNPAQVIRSRFAPEVIERLLALAWWDWDIEKITRNLESIVSADLDALEACT, encoded by the coding sequence ATGCCAAGATTTGTTTATCCTAGTCCCAATTCTGTTCATCCACTACCAGAGTTTCCCCAAGTTTGTTTTATTAAAAATACAGTCACTAATCCAAACATTATGATTGAGGACTATACCTATTACGATGATCCAATTGACTCCGAAAATTTTGAACGAAACGTCTTATATCATTTTCCCTTTGTTGGTGACAAGTTAATTATTGGGAAGTTCTGTGCCTTGGCCTGTGGGGTGCAGTTTCTTATGAACGGGGGAAATCATAAAATGTCGGGATTTTCGGCCTTTCCCTTTGAAATTTTTGGCCAGAGTTGGCAGCGGATTACCCCCCAGGCCAGTGACTATCCCTATAAAGGCGACACGGTGGTAGGCAATGATGTTTGGATTGGTTATGGGGCGACGATAATGCCAGGGGTTCAAATGGGTTCAGGCGCAATTATTGCCGCAAAATCTGTCGTAACAAAAGACGTACCAGCCTATGGAATTGTTGGGGGAAATCCAGCCCAAGTGATTCGGTCTCGTTTTGCCCCAGAGGTGATTGAACGGTTGTTAGCCTTGGCCTGGTGGGATTGGGATATCGAGAAAATTACCCGTAACCTAGAGTCTATTGTTAGTGCTGATCTGGATGCCCTAGAAGCCTGTACTTAA
- a CDS encoding DUF29 domain-containing protein, producing the protein MKTNLYETDFYAWTVQQADLLRERCLEQLDFVNLIEEIESLGKQQRQELCNRLVILIGHLLKWDYQPEKRSKSCFVSIRNQRRQIKILLKLNLSLKPFIQEALEISFPLAVDLVVSETPLQNRDLPSYSPYTWEQLLDPSFPSSLAEADF; encoded by the coding sequence ATGAAAACGAATCTCTACGAAACCGATTTCTACGCCTGGACAGTTCAACAAGCTGATCTTTTACGGGAACGCTGTTTAGAACAACTAGATTTTGTCAACTTGATTGAGGAAATTGAGTCTTTGGGTAAACAACAACGACAAGAATTATGTAACCGATTAGTCATCTTAATTGGGCATCTCCTCAAATGGGACTATCAACCAGAAAAGAGAAGTAAAAGTTGTTTTGTTAGCATTCGCAATCAACGTCGACAAATCAAAATCCTCCTAAAACTAAATCTCAGCTTAAAGCCGTTCATCCAAGAAGCCCTAGAGATTAGCTTTCCATTGGCAGTTGATTTAGTCGTGTCTGAAACACCCTTGCAGAATCGAGATTTGCCTTCCTACTCTCCATATACCTGGGAGCAACTTTTAGACCCATCTTTTCCATCGAGTCTGGCTGAAGCGGATTTTTAA
- a CDS encoding methionine gamma-lyase family protein, whose product MTHPLITQALTTLSPTFYEIDLLVKENLSRVLTAFRQHRLGSHHFSSVSGYGHGDLGRDLLDKILADILGTEAALVRVQFVSGTHAIAAALFGILRPGDELLSVVGSPYDTLEEVIGLRGEGQGSLRDFGISYRQIELTPAGRPDSSAIAQALRPQTKMVTIQRSCGYSWRPSLSLEDIGKIIGLVKQQDPNIVCFVDNCYGELTSTQEPSAVGADLMAGSLIKNLGGTIVTAGGYVAGRQDLVEAAACRLTAPGIGSEGGATFDQNRLLLQGLFLAPQMVGEALKGNYLTGYVFDQLGYPVNPGPLAPRCDVIQAIQLGSPEKLIAFCRALQKISPVGSYLDPIPAPMPGYESELVMAGGTFIDGSTSEFSADGPLREPYIVFCQGGTHWTHVALGLEAAIPALELV is encoded by the coding sequence ATGACCCATCCCCTCATTACCCAGGCCCTCACGACCCTCAGCCCCACCTTTTACGAGATTGATCTACTGGTCAAAGAAAACTTAAGTCGCGTCTTAACTGCATTTCGACAGCATCGGTTGGGGAGTCACCATTTCAGTAGTGTTTCGGGCTATGGACATGGAGATCTGGGGCGAGACCTGTTAGACAAAATCTTGGCGGATATTTTAGGCACTGAAGCAGCCCTTGTCCGAGTCCAGTTTGTCTCTGGAACCCATGCCATTGCCGCGGCCTTGTTTGGGATCTTGCGGCCTGGGGATGAATTGCTCTCGGTGGTCGGTAGCCCCTATGACACCCTGGAGGAAGTGATTGGTTTACGGGGTGAAGGACAAGGCTCTTTACGGGATTTTGGCATTAGTTACCGCCAAATTGAATTAACTCCAGCCGGAAGACCCGATTCGTCTGCGATTGCCCAGGCCTTGCGCCCTCAAACCAAAATGGTCACGATTCAACGCTCCTGTGGCTATAGTTGGCGGCCCAGTCTCAGCCTAGAGGATATTGGTAAAATCATTGGCCTGGTTAAGCAACAAGACCCCAATATTGTTTGTTTCGTAGATAACTGCTACGGGGAATTAACCTCAACCCAAGAACCCAGTGCGGTTGGCGCAGACTTAATGGCCGGTTCGCTCATCAAAAACTTAGGGGGAACGATTGTCACGGCTGGGGGTTATGTGGCGGGGCGACAAGATTTAGTCGAGGCAGCGGCCTGTCGGTTAACAGCTCCCGGAATTGGCAGTGAGGGTGGGGCAACCTTTGATCAAAATCGGTTGTTGCTACAAGGCTTATTTTTGGCTCCACAAATGGTTGGGGAAGCTCTCAAAGGGAATTATCTAACCGGCTATGTGTTTGATCAATTAGGCTATCCCGTCAATCCAGGCCCCCTCGCTCCTCGCTGTGATGTAATCCAGGCGATTCAGTTGGGCAGTCCCGAAAAACTCATTGCCTTTTGTCGTGCTTTACAAAAAATTTCCCCTGTCGGATCGTACCTTGACCCGATTCCCGCCCCGATGCCTGGATATGAATCAGAGTTGGTGATGGCCGGTGGGACATTTATTGATGGCAGCACCTCAGAATTTTCCGCCGATGGCCCGTTGCGAGAACCTTATATTGTCTTTTGTCAGGGGGGAACCCATTGGACTCATGTGGCCCTGGGCCTGGAGGCTGCCATCCCTGCATTAGAACTTGTTTAA
- a CDS encoding MFS transporter, whose translation MTRPLAPEPLNADLPPIPNAPPTPWAVLHNQAFLWLWIAQVFSQLADKVYLVLVIALTTQYFQSATASISPWVATIMVVFTIPAVLFGSLAGVFVDRWSKKRVLILTNLWRAGLVILLPLSVWLWAGDERGFALILGITFGISTLTQFFAPAEQAAIPLLVERHQLLSANSFYTLTMMGALVVGFAIGEPLLSLAGKWGGFVGGPAIVSGCYGLAALALLSLKSEEQCQVIQATPQQFWADLREGMNFLKGQPLLRMALLRLVLLFSVMAALAVLLVRIAEVMPSLETDQFGFLLVAGAIGLGGGVLVLNTVGHRLSHSQWSRIGSGGMAVMLLGLGQTSRSLWLSLLVIAGMGAFAALIAIPMQTTVQTQTPEDLRGKIFGLQNNLINIALSLPLAVAGIAETLWGLKIVLTGLAVMIFLGLVWPGPDHEQPDTSSNEIKLNKF comes from the coding sequence ATGACCCGTCCCCTTGCCCCTGAACCCTTGAACGCTGATCTGCCGCCTATCCCAAACGCTCCCCCAACTCCTTGGGCTGTGCTCCATAATCAAGCCTTTCTCTGGTTGTGGATCGCCCAGGTATTTTCCCAGTTGGCCGATAAGGTTTATTTGGTGTTGGTGATTGCCCTAACAACCCAATATTTTCAATCAGCCACAGCTAGTATTAGCCCTTGGGTGGCGACCATTATGGTGGTCTTTACCATTCCAGCGGTGCTATTTGGCTCCTTGGCTGGGGTGTTTGTGGATCGCTGGTCAAAAAAACGGGTTCTGATTCTCACCAATTTATGGCGGGCCGGCCTGGTGATCCTGTTGCCCCTCAGTGTTTGGCTTTGGGCAGGGGATGAGCGGGGATTTGCCTTGATTTTGGGAATTACCTTTGGGATTTCAACCCTGACTCAGTTTTTTGCCCCCGCCGAGCAGGCCGCCATTCCCTTACTCGTCGAAAGACATCAACTCCTGAGTGCCAATTCCTTTTATACCTTGACGATGATGGGGGCTTTGGTGGTGGGGTTTGCCATTGGGGAGCCACTCTTGTCCTTGGCCGGTAAATGGGGGGGCTTTGTCGGTGGGCCGGCCATTGTCAGTGGTTGCTATGGGTTGGCGGCTTTGGCCTTACTGTCCCTCAAGTCAGAAGAACAATGTCAGGTGATCCAGGCCACACCTCAGCAGTTTTGGGCCGACTTACGGGAAGGGATGAATTTTCTCAAGGGGCAACCCCTGTTACGGATGGCCTTGCTGCGACTCGTCCTGTTGTTTTCAGTCATGGCGGCCTTGGCGGTGCTTTTGGTGCGAATTGCCGAGGTTATGCCGAGCCTAGAGACAGATCAATTTGGGTTTCTCCTGGTAGCGGGGGCTATCGGTCTTGGGGGGGGTGTGTTAGTTCTCAATACGGTTGGGCATCGCCTCAGCCACAGTCAGTGGAGTCGGATTGGCAGTGGAGGAATGGCGGTCATGCTCCTAGGCCTGGGCCAGACAAGTCGCTCCCTCTGGTTAAGTTTATTGGTGATTGCCGGGATGGGAGCCTTTGCCGCCTTAATTGCAATTCCCATGCAAACGACGGTGCAGACACAAACCCCAGAAGACCTGCGGGGAAAAATCTTTGGACTCCAAAATAACCTCATTAACATTGCCCTCAGTCTACCCTTGGCGGTGGCGGGAATTGCGGAAACCCTCTGGGGCTTGAAAATTGTCCTGACTGGCCTGGCGGTGATGATTTTTTTGGGGTTAGTTTGGCCAGGCCCGGATCATGAGCAACCCGATACCTCATCCAATGAGATCAAATTAAACAAGTTCTAA
- the recO gene encoding DNA repair protein RecO, which translates to MSPTYKAVGINLKAMPLGESDRLLTVLTRDQGLLKLVAAGARQPKSKLGGRTALFVVNHLLIRPGRTLDKIAQCELIYAYPRLSQHLTTLAAGQYLAEIILYLARQQQTQADLFDLFCQSLQDLEQVQGRAVMETLLKSIWQILAWAGITPQWDESWLPDNQDLLNPDWRIGFNLGAGSLVPLSQPLSSLYVRGTHGFPLLSAGEFQILAWIAAPVEARQGEMERRPIQPLAAWLGVERLLRQYMQFHLEHPLKAASLLDSCFSPIPAST; encoded by the coding sequence ATGAGTCCAACCTATAAGGCTGTCGGAATCAATCTCAAAGCCATGCCTTTAGGAGAAAGTGACCGCCTGCTAACTGTCTTGACCCGTGACCAAGGCCTTCTCAAGCTGGTGGCCGCGGGGGCCCGCCAACCCAAATCTAAATTGGGGGGGAGAACGGCCTTATTTGTCGTCAATCATCTTTTGATTCGCCCCGGCCGCACCCTGGATAAAATTGCCCAGTGTGAATTAATCTATGCCTATCCCCGCTTAAGCCAGCATTTAACAACCTTGGCGGCCGGTCAATATCTAGCAGAAATTATCTTGTACCTAGCCCGGCAACAGCAAACCCAGGCCGACTTGTTTGATTTATTTTGCCAGTCCCTCCAGGATTTAGAGCAGGTACAGGGACGAGCGGTGATGGAAACCTTACTAAAATCCATTTGGCAAATCTTGGCCTGGGCTGGTATTACCCCTCAGTGGGATGAATCTTGGCTGCCGGATAATCAGGATCTCCTGAACCCTGATTGGCGGATTGGGTTTAACCTTGGGGCTGGTTCCTTAGTCCCCCTCTCACAGCCATTGTCCAGCCTCTATGTCAGGGGAACTCATGGGTTTCCTCTGTTGAGTGCAGGTGAATTTCAAATCTTGGCCTGGATTGCCGCGCCGGTCGAAGCAAGGCAGGGGGAAATGGAGCGGCGGCCAATTCAACCTCTGGCGGCCTGGTTAGGGGTGGAGCGTTTGTTGCGACAATATATGCAGTTTCATCTTGAACATCCCCTCAAGGCAGCATCATTGTTGGATAGTTGTTTTTCGCCAATCCCCGCTTCGACTTGA
- a CDS encoding nucleotidyltransferase domain-containing protein — protein MEYARNYGIYQAYLVGSLTRPYQFTSRSDVDLAVEQINPDLFFSAIAHLSEFLKRDVDIINLAQCHFSDRLRQEGISWTAVN, from the coding sequence ATAGAGTATGCCCGGAATTACGGTATTTACCAGGCCTATTTAGTTGGTTCTCTAACCCGTCCCTATCAGTTCACATCCCGATCCGATGTGGATCTTGCCGTTGAACAAATCAACCCCGACTTATTTTTTTCCGCCATAGCGCATCTGTCGGAGTTCCTAAAACGGGATGTGGATATTATTAACCTGGCCCAATGCCATTTTAGTGATCGCCTGCGGCAGGAAGGAATATCATGGACAGCGGTCAACTAA
- a CDS encoding transposase → MSHLVWGDTCGYTWGKIDTRVHIPISNPKQRQTYYGEINYRTGQIIMRAYTKGNSVNTIKFIETLRTIHPHQKLILIWDGATYHDSQEFRNYLSEVNGDKPEHHWPLYYIKLAPYVPEQNPIKAMWLQAKNFLRKVWHLFKTFKTVKWLFQSFINHFILRSAQLNMYGIFSSIITVCSSSQNQLGLLWIETHEL, encoded by the coding sequence TTGAGTCATCTGGTCTGGGGAGATACCTGCGGATATACCTGGGGAAAAATCGATACCAGGGTACACATTCCTATTTCTAATCCAAAACAAAGACAAACCTATTATGGCGAAATTAACTACCGAACAGGGCAGATCATTATGAGAGCTTATACGAAAGGAAATAGTGTGAATACGATTAAATTTATAGAGACCCTGAGAACAATTCACCCCCATCAAAAACTGATTCTGATTTGGGATGGTGCTACTTATCATGACAGTCAAGAGTTTCGCAATTATTTAAGTGAAGTCAATGGAGATAAACCTGAACATCATTGGCCACTTTATTATATTAAACTAGCTCCCTATGTGCCTGAACAAAATCCAATTAAAGCGATGTGGCTACAAGCTAAAAACTTCTTGAGAAAAGTCTGGCATCTGTTTAAAACATTTAAAACTGTCAAGTGGTTATTTCAATCGTTTATTAATCATTTTATTTTGCGTTCTGCGCAGCTTAATATGTATGGTATCTTCTCATCAATTATTACTGTTTGCTCTAGTTCCCAAAACCAATTAGGGTTGCTATGGATCGAAACTCATGAGCTTTGA
- a CDS encoding helix-turn-helix domain-containing protein, translating to MDELNQFIETCLDSREMKRALAVKMTLQGFTHSEIMTLLQVSSGFITKWKQVFLLSGINALKLGYKGKARYLSNFEKQQVIHWLKQQNHCNLEELEEYILETSNIICAAKSSYYNLLYEAGLSWQKAQVTYP from the coding sequence ATGGATGAATTAAATCAATTTATAGAGACTTGTCTAGATTCAAGAGAAATGAAGCGTGCCTTGGCTGTAAAGATGACATTGCAAGGATTTACTCACTCAGAAATTATGACTCTACTCCAGGTTTCGTCAGGATTTATTACGAAGTGGAAACAAGTCTTTCTATTGTCTGGTATCAACGCATTGAAACTGGGTTACAAAGGCAAGGCTAGATATTTATCAAATTTTGAAAAACAACAAGTTATTCATTGGTTAAAACAACAGAATCATTGTAATCTTGAAGAACTAGAAGAGTATATATTAGAAACTTCTAATATCATTTGTGCGGCTAAATCAAGTTATTATAACCTATTGTATGAAGCAGGTCTGTCTTGGCAAAAAGCCCAAGTGACTTATCCTTAG